The DNA segment GTTCGTTTTGGTCCTAAAGCATCTGGTGCACGTTCAAACATTGAATGTGATACGTTAATCATGGATAACTTGTCTACTTCTGATACTATTCCTTATAACGAAATTTTGAATGACAATGTATCTTTAGAACACGAAGCTAAAGTTTCAAAAGTGTCTGAAGAGCAATTGTTCTACTTGATGAGTCGAGGAGTTTCGCAACAAGAAGCAACAGAAATGATTGTAATGGGCTTTATAGAGCCATTTACAAAAGAATTACCTATGGAATATGCAGTTGAGATGAACCGTTTGATTAAGTTCGAAATGGAAGGCTCAATCGGCTAAATATCTAATTTCCTTAAAACCTCGCCTTAAGGCGAGGTTTTCTTTGTTTGATGTAAGATATGATATGATAATGAACAAATGGATTTAGATATGTTTGAAGGAGAATGGGTATGGAATATGTACTACTGGCACTAGTTGGGTTATTTTCTGGCGTTGTAGGTGCCTTAGTAGGTCTTGGTGGAGGTATTATCCTAGTGCCAGCTACTCTTTTCTTAGGGGGATCAATTGGATTAATTCCAGGGATTACTCCTCAGAATGTTGTAGGGCTATCTGTTATTATGATGATTTTTACAGGCTTAGCCTCTACGTTAACGTTCATGAAAGCAAGGACTGTAGATTATCGAAGTGCTCTCATCTTCTTTGTAGGAAGTGTGCCTGGTACTATTTTAGGGGCATGGGTAAACAAAGGATTAGACTTGCCATCATTTAATTTATACTTTGGGATTTTATTAATTATGTTATCTACCTTATTAATGGTTAGAAAATATATAAAACCAGTCAAATGGTTTGTTAATAACGGCAAGAAGAAAACTTTTACAGATACTCATGGAAAAAACTATGTTTATGGTTACCCGGTATGGTTTGCTCTTATTTTAACATTTGGTGTTGGTTTTGCATCTGGATTATTTGGAATCGGTGGTGGGTCCATCATTGTACCAGCTATGATTTTATTATTCTTATTCCCCCCACATGTAGCGGTTGGTACTTCGATGTTTATGGTCTTTTTATCAGCTTTAGTAAATTCAGCTAGTCATATTTCTTTAGGCAATGTGCCATGGTTGTATACACTTCCAGTTATACCAGCAGCCTTTATTGGAGCAAAAATTGGAGCAACTTTAAATCAACGTATTAAATCGGAAACATTAGTTGTTGCTTTGCGTATAATCTTATTATTACTCGGTGTTCGTTCGATTGTAGCGGGGCTGATGGGATAAGGAGTTGACCAAATGATTGAAACCATTCACTTTTATCATACCAATGATTTACATAGTCATTTTCAACATTGGCCACGAATTCATGAACTCGTAACAACACGAAAAAAATGGCATCTCGAAGAAGGCGAATCAAGTTTTACTTTAGATCTTGGTGATCATATCGATCGTTCACATATCTATACAGAGGGAACATTAGGTAAAGGAAATGTTGATCTTTTAAATAAAGCACAATACGATGTGGCAACTATTGGAAATAATGAAGGAATTACACTTTCGCACAATGAATTAGAAAACTTATATCTTCATGCTCAATTTGATGTAGTAGTTGGAAACTTGATTGATCAAGATGGAAAAATACCAAAGTGGCTAATTCCAACAACTATATTGACAACTATATATGGAACGAAAATTGGTGTAACAGCACTTACAGCTGAATACACACTATTTTATAGTCAATTGGGATGGCAAGTAACTGAAGCATTTAATGCTTTGAGTAATCAATTAATGGAGTTAAAGAAAAAAACAGATATCATTATCTGCATGTCCCATTTAGGTATAAATGAAGATGAGATAATGGCAGAGAAATTTCCTGATATTGACGTAATCTTCGGTGCACATACACACCATATTTTCCACGAAGGAAAATTAATTAATAATTCTCTGTTAGCTGCAGCTGGTAAATATGGCTATTATGTTGGACATGTTACCCTGGATTTCGATTTAGAAACGAAATTGATTGCAAAAAAACAAGCTCATTTATATGATACAAATGAACTGAAAGAATGTGCAAATGAGGATGAATTTCTAGAAGAATTAGCTAATATTGGTAAAGCTAATTTAATGGAAACTGCATTTATCCAAAATGAGACGTTTAAGAAAGAGTGGTTTAAAGAATCTGCTTTATCAACTTATTTTGGTAAAGCATTAACTGCATTTTGCCAAACGGATTGTGCCTTATTTAATGCTGGGTTATTTTTGTCAGATCTAAAAGAACAGGAAGTCTCATATTTTGATATTCACAAAATGATGCCACATCCGATTAATCCATGTGTAATTGAACTAACAGGTGAAGAGTTAAAAGATATATATTTATTGTCGTTAAATGAAAGTTGGCCAAATTTAGAGATTAAAGGTTTAGGTTTTCGTGGTGTTGTGATGGGAAAAATGATTACACATCAATTTACAGTTGTTGATCAAGTATTATTTGTTCAAAATAGACGGATAGAACCAACAGAAATTGTTCGTTTAGCTACCATTGACATGTTCACATTTGGTTACTTTTACCCCAAATTTAAAGAGTCACCAAAGACTTATTTTATGTCTGACTTCATTCGAGATGTTTTAATTGTGTATGGACAAAAACAACACCTTATATAGGTATAAATGAACCCTCCTTGTCGTAACATGACGTAGGAGGGTTTTCGTGCGACTACGTAAAGTTTCTAAAAGGTCAATCTATTGGAAAGGCAAGAACATTATCCCAGTGTTATTTGTTTTTGTCGTAATTTCTGTTGGCTTAATGTTTTATCTCGTGAATGTTCGTTTAACCCCAATCTATTTACAGTATGCTGAGGTACAATCCAAAAAAATCGCATCTCTTGTTGTTAGTAAAGCCATTAACTCTCGAACCGCAGATTTAATGAATGCAACTGATATCATAGTTGAAGTTCCATCAGAATCCCCAGGTACTGTGACAACTCAATTTAATACGGAAATAATTAATCGTGTTCAAGCTGATATCATAACCTTAGTACAGACCCAACTAGAACAAGCTGAAAAAGGCAACTTGGCCAATTTACCTTATTTGGATGATATAGAGTATGATCCAGACGCAATGGAAGATAACGGAGGTATTGTATTTTTAGTTCCTATTGGTCAAGCGACAAATATCCCACTACTTGGAAATCTAGGACCTAAAATTCCAATACGATTTCATGTTATTGGAAATTTACAGTCAAACGTAATTTATGATATTCGTGAATTTGGAATTAACAATGCAATGATAGATGTCAGCGTTGTTATTACAGTCAATGTACAAGTTATTGTCCCACTCGCAACAAAAGCGACGGTAATTGAACAAAAAATTCCAGTTGCACTTGGAATAATCTCTAGTCCAGTTCCTCAAATTTATACTAAAGGAAGCGGAGCGAATGCACCACAAGTAGAAGTGCCGTATCAATCTCCTTCCGCACCATAATAAGATATTGCAATAAGATCCGTTTATTGTTAAACTAGGAAATGAAATTAATATCGATGGGTAGAGGCCGCATGACTTATTAGTAACATACGCGAGGATGATAACGAAGACCGTATGTAAAAGGGAGTTTTGCCGAAGTAAAATGATTGTGTCTAACAGTATTTTATTGGGGTTATTCTAAATAAGAATAACACTATCATTTATAGGCGAAACGCATATAAATGGTGAGCTACAGATCGTGGGTAGGGTACATCAATTTGTCTATTCGCAACTTGTCTGGGCTGGTTTCTTAACATTCAATTTGAATGTTAAAGATTCCAGTCTTTTTGTATGTTTACTCGTATTCTGTGACCACCCCCATGCGGAGGAGGAACATAGGTATGTCAGGAACTATATTATCAATTTTACCCCCAATACTTGCAATTGTGATGGTCTTACTTACACGTCGAGTACTGATCTCACTAGGTACAGGTATCGTTTTAGGAGCTTTACTAATTCATTCATTCTCACCAGGTAAATCGCTAGTAAGCTTGTGGCAATCATTCCAAGTGACATTTTGGGATGGTGGACTAAATACGTATAATGTCTTTATTATTCTCTTTTTATTTTTACTAGGCATCATCACAGCTTTCGTTAGTTTATCTGGAGGAAGTCGTGCATTTGCAGAGTGGGCAGTAAAGCACATTAAAACAAGAAGAGGAGCAAAGCTATTAACTGCATTTCTTGGTGTGATAATCTTTATAGATGATTATTTTAATGCTTTAGCTGTTGGACAAATTGCACGTCCAATAACGGATCATCACCGTATCTCACGTACGAAGTTAGCATACTTTATTGATTCAACATCTGCACCGGTTTGTGTAGTTTCACCAGTATCAAGCTGGGGAGCATATTTAATTGGTTTGATTGGGACAATACTGGCTACTCAATCAGTTATAACATACTCACCATTAACTGCATTTATCATGATGGCACCAATGAATTTTTATGTAATTGCAGCACTTGCTATGGTGTTTTTCGTAGCGATTACAGACTTCGATTTATTGGAAATGAAAAAACATGAACGTAGAGCAATCGATACAGGGGAAGTATTTGATCCAAGAAAAGATATCCCTGGTCAATTAAAAGAAGATTTCCCTGTTCATAGTCACGGTAAAGTGAGTGACTTAGTTCTACCAATTGTTACACTTGTAATTGCGACAATCGGAGCAATGCTATTTACAGGATATCAAAATGCAGGTGTTCTAGATATTTGGGCAATTTTTGAAAATACTGATGTACCGAAGTCATTGTTAATTGGTGGTACTGCAGGTGCAGTTGTATCTATTGTTCTTTATCTCTTACAGTTTGGGAAAAATGAAAAAGCCAACCTTTCATATCTAAGTAAAGGAATTTGGAGCGGAATTCAATCCATGCTACCTGCTGTGTTAATATTAGTTTTTGCCTGGTCATTAACGTTTATTATAGATAAGCTTAAAACAGGCGAATATTTAGCTCAAGTAGTAATCGATGCTAATCTGCCAATAGGTTTATTACCAGTTATTCTGTTTATATTAGCTGGAGGTATGGCATTTGCAACAGGTACCTCATGGGGGTCTTTCGGAATTTTATTACCTATTGCTGGAACGATAATGATTAGCGCTGATCCTACGATGTTATTACCTACTTTAGCTGCAGTGCTAGGAGGGGCCGTGTTAGGTGATCATTGTTCACCGATTTCAGATACGACCATTTTATCTTCTACTGGTGCTGGATGTAATCATATTGATCACGTCACGACTCAACTACCGTATGCATTAATTTCAGCAGCCGTTGCATCAGTTGGGTACTTAGTACTAGGATTAACTGGGTCCGTTTGGTTATCATTGGGACTTGTAATAACTATTCTTGCAATACTATTTTATGTTCTAATTAAGATGAGCGAAAAATCGACAAATTAATAGGTAAACATATACAGAGCGAGGGTTTATTCCCTTGCTTTTTTATTTATTTAATAATAGTTTATTATATAAAAAAACATCTTTACAAGTTAATTCACTATAGTATACTAGTTTTAGATTAATAAATAATCTGAATATAAACAAGCTTCCTAATATTACAATAGTACTTTTGGGGGCGAAATAAAAAGGAGGAAAAAAATATGGAAAAACGTTCTCAATGGGGATCACGAGCCGGATTTATTCTAGCTGCAGTTGGTTCCGCGGTAGGACTCGGAAATATTTGGCGGTTTCCGTATGTAGCTTATGAAAATGGTGGAGGAGCTTTCTTTATCCCGTACTTATTCGCTCTTTTAACAGCAGGTATTCCTATTCTTATTTTAGAATTCACTATGGGACATAAGTATCGCGGTTCGGCACCATTATCATTCTTCCGCATGGGCGGTAAAAAAGCGGAATGGCTTGGTTGGTGGGCAATCTTTGTTTCTTTTGTAATTTCCACATACTATGCAGTCATTATTGCCTGGGCAATGAAATACACAGTGTATTCAGTCAACCAAGCATGGGGAGATGACACGGCGGGCTTCTTATTTGGAACAGTCTTAAAACTAGGGGATGTACCTGGTGAAGTTGGCGGTATCGTTCCAGGAGTCGCAATACCTTTAATACTTGTTTGGGCAATTACATTTGGAATCCTATTTGCAGGTGTTAAAAAAGGAATTGAAATTGCTAATAAAATTTTCATACCAACACTTGTTGTAATTTTCTTAATGGTTGTAATTCGTGCACTTACACTAGACGGAGCATACCTTGGTTTGAATGCATTCTTTGAACCTAACTTCTCTCAGTTAAGTGATCCTAAAGTATGGGTTGCTGCCTATGGGCACATATTCTTTAGCTTATCAATCGCTTTTGCCATTATGATTACGTATTCTAGTTATCTTCCAAAGAAATCGGATATTACGAACAATGCGTTTATTACTGGATTTGCTAACTCCGGCTTTGAGTTGCTTGCAGGTATTGGAGTATTCTCAGCTTTAGGGTTTATGGCTGCACAACAAGGCGTAGAAGTGGCTGACGTTGCATCTGCAGGTGTCGGTTTAGCATTTGTTGTATTCCCGCAAATTATTAGTGAGTTCCCAGGAATGAACGGACTATTTGGCGTCTTGTTCTTCTTGTCACTTGTGTTAGCAGGTTTATCATCACTAATTTCAATTTGTGAAACGTATGTTGCTGGTTTCACTGAGAAGTTCGGAATATCTCGTAATAAAGCGGTTACATTTGGTGTAGGTGTCGCTGCTGTAATTTCCTTATTATTTGCAACAAATGGCGGTTTGTACTTCCTTGATGCTGCTGATTACTTTATCAACCAATTCGGAGTAGCAGCAATCGGTTTAGTTGAAGTCGTTGCAATTGCTTGGTTCTTTAAAAAGCTTCCATTATTCGAAGACCACGCAAATGCTGTTTCGGACATTCGTTTAGGCGCATGGTGGAAAATATGTTTGAAATTTGTAACTCCTTTAGTTTTGGGCTACATGATGTTTGGTTTATTGAAACTGAATATAACAAAAGGTTTTGAAAGTGATTCAGGTAACTATGAAGGATATTCAAATACATTTATTCTTTATAGTGGATGGTTTGTTGCTTCTGGTGCTATCATTTTAGGCTTTGTGTTTACAGCTATTAAATGGAATAAAAATACGGATGTTGATGCATATCAACATACAGATGGCGAATAAGGGGGACTTCAAATGTCAGTATCTGCAATTGTTATGATGATTATTGGCGTCACAATCATTTGGGGCGGCCTAGCTGCAAGTATCGTATATGCTGTATCAAAATCAAGAGAAAAATCAAGACAAAATTCATAATAAAAAGCGTCTCTCTCATAGAGACGCTTTTTTGTTTTATATGTCTTCGATGGTTGTGAGACGATGCCTAATATGGTACATTGTCAATAGTGAGTAAATTGCCTACATAGTCAGAATGGGGTTGATAAGCATGACATCAAAACAAACACATATTCGAAAGCCTGCCTGGTTAAAGATTAAATTAAATACAAACGACAACTACAAAGGTCTAAAAAAAATAATGCGTGAAAACAATTTAAATACTGTATGTGAAGAAGCAAAATGCCCAAATATTCATGAATGTTGGGGGACTCGTCGTACAGCAACTTTTATGATTTTAGGTGCAATTTGTACGCGTGCATGCCGATTCTGTGCAGTCAAAACAGGTCTACCGAATGAACTTGATTTAGGTGAACCAGAACGCGTAGCAGATTCAGTCGTTTTGATGAATCTAAAACATGTCGTAGTAACGGCTGTCGCACGCGATGACTTAAAAGATGGTGGTGCTGTTGTATTTGCCGAAACAGTGCGAGCGATTCGACGTAAAAATCCGTTTACAACGATAGAAGTATTACCTTCAGATATGGGGGGAATTGAAGAAAACTTACAAATGCTTATGGATACAAAACCAGATATCTTAAACCACAATATAGAAACAGTGCGACGATTAACACCTAGAGTTAGAGCACGTGCAAAATATGATAGATCTCTTGAATTTTTACGTCGTTCAAAAGAAATGCAACCTGAAATTCCAACAAAATCATCTTTGATGATTGGGCTGGGTGAAACGAAAGAAGAAATTATCGAAGTAATGGACGATTTGCGATTAAACAACGTTGATATCATGACAATTGGCCAATACTTACAACCTTCTAAAAAGCATTTAGTGGTTCAAAAATATTATTCTCCACTTGAGTTTGGAGAACTTCGTAAGATTGCCATGTCTAAAGGGTTTTCACATTGTGAAGCAGGACCACTGGTACGTAGTAGTTACCATGCGGATGAACAAGTGAATGCAGCTGCAAAAGAAAAACAGCGTATTGGTGATGAGCAAATAGCTCTTGCAACGAGTTGATGGAGCGTGAATTGATGATTACAATTGATCGCTGGGATTATAAAATAGTGACTGATTACCGGGAAGCGTTTAAAGAAGAGGCTTTTCAAGAGCGCTACAGTGAAATTTTGAACAAGTATGATTACATCCTAGGGGACTGGGGATATGGTCAACTTCGTTTAAAAGGTTTTTTCGATGATAAAAATCAAAAAGCAACGTACGATACAAAAGTGAGTACGCTACAAGATTACCTATATGAGTATTGTAATTTTGGCTGTGCCTATTTTATTTTGAAAAAATTTGGTCCAGCAAAACAAGTGGAAGTATCAACTGAAACAGAAGAATTACCACATGTAGAAAACCTTGGTTTTGATGAGCAATCATCTTAGTCAAGGTTTTTATCTTTTCAGGTAATTAATTTCTTAATATCAATTAATTAGTTATCACTTTGAGGAGAGTTAGCGATATAATTTACATCTTCTACTTCTTAATAGACGAGAATACGATACATACCACTGTTCTACTCCCCTTAGTAATTATGGTATCATAGGATGGAAAAACAAATAACTAGAACACAAAAGAGGGGAATACCTATGTATTTTGTTGACCGTAAAAACATTAGTTTGACATTATCTTATATGAAATCAATTGTACAATTGGTGAATGAGTCACCAGATTTAACTTCAAATGACCTTAATAAACTTGCTTTGGAGCGTATAACACAAAATATTATAGAATCCATTATTGATGTAGGAAATTCAATGATCGATGGTTTCATTATGCGTGATCCAGGAAGCTATGATGACATTATTGATATTTTAACTGATGAAA comes from the Paenisporosarcina antarctica genome and includes:
- a CDS encoding sodium-dependent transporter, which produces MEKRSQWGSRAGFILAAVGSAVGLGNIWRFPYVAYENGGGAFFIPYLFALLTAGIPILILEFTMGHKYRGSAPLSFFRMGGKKAEWLGWWAIFVSFVISTYYAVIIAWAMKYTVYSVNQAWGDDTAGFLFGTVLKLGDVPGEVGGIVPGVAIPLILVWAITFGILFAGVKKGIEIANKIFIPTLVVIFLMVVIRALTLDGAYLGLNAFFEPNFSQLSDPKVWVAAYGHIFFSLSIAFAIMITYSSYLPKKSDITNNAFITGFANSGFELLAGIGVFSALGFMAAQQGVEVADVASAGVGLAFVVFPQIISEFPGMNGLFGVLFFLSLVLAGLSSLISICETYVAGFTEKFGISRNKAVTFGVGVAAVISLLFATNGGLYFLDAADYFINQFGVAAIGLVEVVAIAWFFKKLPLFEDHANAVSDIRLGAWWKICLKFVTPLVLGYMMFGLLKLNITKGFESDSGNYEGYSNTFILYSGWFVASGAIILGFVFTAIKWNKNTDVDAYQHTDGE
- a CDS encoding DUF86 domain-containing protein, giving the protein MYFVDRKNISLTLSYMKSIVQLVNESPDLTSNDLNKLALERITQNIIESIIDVGNSMIDGFIMRDPGSYDDIIDILTDEKVITPEMDAPLKAVILLRKMLVRDFISVNHQELAKTLQANIQILRQFPNSIEHYLTHELGPVSAFLPEEQS
- the yunB gene encoding sporulation protein YunB yields the protein MRLRKVSKRSIYWKGKNIIPVLFVFVVISVGLMFYLVNVRLTPIYLQYAEVQSKKIASLVVSKAINSRTADLMNATDIIVEVPSESPGTVTTQFNTEIINRVQADIITLVQTQLEQAEKGNLANLPYLDDIEYDPDAMEDNGGIVFLVPIGQATNIPLLGNLGPKIPIRFHVIGNLQSNVIYDIREFGINNAMIDVSVVITVNVQVIVPLATKATVIEQKIPVALGIISSPVPQIYTKGSGANAPQVEVPYQSPSAP
- a CDS encoding bifunctional metallophosphatase/5'-nucleotidase yields the protein MIETIHFYHTNDLHSHFQHWPRIHELVTTRKKWHLEEGESSFTLDLGDHIDRSHIYTEGTLGKGNVDLLNKAQYDVATIGNNEGITLSHNELENLYLHAQFDVVVGNLIDQDGKIPKWLIPTTILTTIYGTKIGVTALTAEYTLFYSQLGWQVTEAFNALSNQLMELKKKTDIIICMSHLGINEDEIMAEKFPDIDVIFGAHTHHIFHEGKLINNSLLAAAGKYGYYVGHVTLDFDLETKLIAKKQAHLYDTNELKECANEDEFLEELANIGKANLMETAFIQNETFKKEWFKESALSTYFGKALTAFCQTDCALFNAGLFLSDLKEQEVSYFDIHKMMPHPINPCVIELTGEELKDIYLLSLNESWPNLEIKGLGFRGVVMGKMITHQFTVVDQVLFVQNRRIEPTEIVRLATIDMFTFGYFYPKFKESPKTYFMSDFIRDVLIVYGQKQHLI
- a CDS encoding Na+/H+ antiporter NhaC family protein, producing MSGTILSILPPILAIVMVLLTRRVLISLGTGIVLGALLIHSFSPGKSLVSLWQSFQVTFWDGGLNTYNVFIILFLFLLGIITAFVSLSGGSRAFAEWAVKHIKTRRGAKLLTAFLGVIIFIDDYFNALAVGQIARPITDHHRISRTKLAYFIDSTSAPVCVVSPVSSWGAYLIGLIGTILATQSVITYSPLTAFIMMAPMNFYVIAALAMVFFVAITDFDLLEMKKHERRAIDTGEVFDPRKDIPGQLKEDFPVHSHGKVSDLVLPIVTLVIATIGAMLFTGYQNAGVLDIWAIFENTDVPKSLLIGGTAGAVVSIVLYLLQFGKNEKANLSYLSKGIWSGIQSMLPAVLILVFAWSLTFIIDKLKTGEYLAQVVIDANLPIGLLPVILFILAGGMAFATGTSWGSFGILLPIAGTIMISADPTMLLPTLAAVLGGAVLGDHCSPISDTTILSSTGAGCNHIDHVTTQLPYALISAAVASVGYLVLGLTGSVWLSLGLVITILAILFYVLIKMSEKSTN
- the lipA gene encoding lipoyl synthase, with the protein product MTSKQTHIRKPAWLKIKLNTNDNYKGLKKIMRENNLNTVCEEAKCPNIHECWGTRRTATFMILGAICTRACRFCAVKTGLPNELDLGEPERVADSVVLMNLKHVVVTAVARDDLKDGGAVVFAETVRAIRRKNPFTTIEVLPSDMGGIEENLQMLMDTKPDILNHNIETVRRLTPRVRARAKYDRSLEFLRRSKEMQPEIPTKSSLMIGLGETKEEIIEVMDDLRLNNVDIMTIGQYLQPSKKHLVVQKYYSPLEFGELRKIAMSKGFSHCEAGPLVRSSYHADEQVNAAAKEKQRIGDEQIALATS
- a CDS encoding methionine/alanine import family NSS transporter small subunit, coding for MSVSAIVMMIIGVTIIWGGLAASIVYAVSKSREKSRQNS
- a CDS encoding sulfite exporter TauE/SafE family protein, which translates into the protein MEYVLLALVGLFSGVVGALVGLGGGIILVPATLFLGGSIGLIPGITPQNVVGLSVIMMIFTGLASTLTFMKARTVDYRSALIFFVGSVPGTILGAWVNKGLDLPSFNLYFGILLIMLSTLLMVRKYIKPVKWFVNNGKKKTFTDTHGKNYVYGYPVWFALILTFGVGFASGLFGIGGGSIIVPAMILLFLFPPHVAVGTSMFMVFLSALVNSASHISLGNVPWLYTLPVIPAAFIGAKIGATLNQRIKSETLVVALRIILLLLGVRSIVAGLMG
- a CDS encoding YutD family protein translates to MITIDRWDYKIVTDYREAFKEEAFQERYSEILNKYDYILGDWGYGQLRLKGFFDDKNQKATYDTKVSTLQDYLYEYCNFGCAYFILKKFGPAKQVEVSTETEELPHVENLGFDEQSS